One window from the genome of Pseudanabaena yagii GIHE-NHR1 encodes:
- a CDS encoding adenylate/guanylate cyclase domain-containing protein, whose translation MLANFKKQLKALSSPKFIGYALVGVIASLSAIATGLGLNEVQTLERQTQSTFFNWRGTIAPPKDIVILAIDDLSLRQGEFYDPKTRPFLEPFRTTTWKRVVYAQVLEKLVKAGAKVVAFDILFVTPGDHGAADDDKLQKAITKYGEQAVFAASYELSQIGEARILQLASPESIFQIKPNTLGLINFQPEVTGNIHRLGVQAPADSGLPIIPTFAASILNTAKVNYPKPKGDGIYFFGGADTWSNAQQQIPFYFVVDPENWNSEQLQGGKFFKDKIVLIGATAASKQDIQNSAMGRMTGIEIHANAIATLMQGKSMAELFSTPLQQSIFVFVLVGVSGGILCLIKRPNIQILTALGIAIAWLGIGYVSFIYTSTILPVALPAIAIGFNGIALLTTGSIAAQIDKILLRRTLERYVAAPIVEEIVNQPDSFRDLLEGRTLKAAVLFSDIRGFTTLSSRLPAKLLIQQLNTYLAGMVDAILEYQGTIDKFIGDAIMAEFGSPVSRGEKADAMNAIYAALNMRAVLLELRKVWQEDNKIPFSNGIGINYGEVTVGNIGSTRRLEYAVIGDTVNVASRVEGMTKDLGTDIVITSALYEIVKDEIDVVDFGEHALKGRVGNVRLYGVIGLKGSDRTIYEQVQNDLKRHTAVIDILKKGQIPKVRE comes from the coding sequence ATGTTAGCCAACTTCAAGAAGCAATTAAAAGCTTTGTCAAGTCCTAAGTTTATTGGCTATGCATTGGTAGGGGTAATCGCCAGTTTAAGTGCGATCGCTACAGGATTGGGACTCAATGAAGTGCAGACCCTCGAACGACAAACTCAATCTACATTTTTTAACTGGCGCGGGACAATTGCCCCTCCTAAGGATATTGTGATTTTGGCGATCGATGATCTTTCCCTACGTCAAGGCGAGTTTTATGATCCTAAAACCCGTCCTTTTCTAGAACCATTTCGGACTACTACTTGGAAGCGTGTAGTCTATGCTCAAGTTCTCGAAAAATTGGTTAAAGCAGGTGCGAAAGTAGTTGCCTTTGATATCTTATTTGTCACCCCAGGGGATCACGGTGCTGCCGATGATGACAAGCTGCAAAAGGCGATTACCAAATATGGAGAGCAAGCAGTATTCGCCGCTAGCTATGAATTGTCCCAGATTGGTGAAGCGCGTATTTTACAACTTGCCTCTCCTGAGTCAATTTTTCAAATTAAACCAAATACCTTAGGACTGATTAATTTCCAACCTGAAGTAACAGGTAATATTCATCGATTAGGAGTTCAAGCTCCCGCCGATAGCGGTCTACCGATAATTCCCACTTTTGCTGCTTCTATTTTGAATACTGCCAAAGTGAATTATCCAAAACCGAAAGGTGATGGAATCTATTTCTTTGGGGGCGCTGATACATGGTCAAATGCTCAACAACAGATTCCCTTTTATTTTGTAGTTGATCCTGAAAATTGGAATAGTGAGCAACTTCAGGGGGGTAAATTTTTTAAAGATAAAATCGTCTTAATTGGAGCAACGGCAGCATCTAAACAGGATATCCAAAACTCGGCGATGGGAAGAATGACGGGGATTGAGATTCATGCCAATGCGATCGCTACACTCATGCAGGGCAAGAGTATGGCGGAATTATTCTCCACTCCTTTACAACAATCTATTTTTGTATTTGTGTTAGTGGGGGTTTCAGGCGGGATACTCTGTTTGATCAAGCGCCCTAATATTCAAATCTTAACGGCTTTAGGGATTGCGATCGCATGGCTAGGCATTGGCTATGTCAGTTTCATCTATACCAGTACAATTTTGCCCGTAGCACTCCCTGCGATCGCGATCGGATTCAATGGCATTGCATTACTCACCACGGGTTCAATTGCAGCTCAGATTGATAAAATTCTCCTCCGTCGTACTCTAGAGCGCTATGTTGCCGCGCCAATTGTGGAAGAGATTGTTAATCAACCCGATAGTTTTCGCGATCTCTTGGAAGGTCGTACATTGAAGGCGGCTGTACTCTTTTCTGATATTCGTGGATTTACAACTCTCTCTAGCCGCTTACCTGCCAAATTATTGATTCAACAACTGAATACTTACTTAGCAGGTATGGTGGATGCAATTTTGGAATATCAAGGCACGATTGATAAGTTTATCGGTGATGCGATTATGGCGGAATTTGGTTCGCCAGTCTCGCGGGGAGAGAAAGCTGATGCGATGAATGCGATCTATGCAGCGCTGAATATGCGTGCTGTATTACTTGAACTTCGCAAGGTTTGGCAAGAGGATAATAAAATTCCCTTCTCTAACGGTATTGGCATTAATTATGGTGAAGTTACCGTTGGGAATATTGGTTCCACTCGTCGCCTTGAGTATGCAGTTATCGGAGATACGGTAAATGTGGCGAGTCGTGTTGAAGGCATGACTAAGGATTTAGGTACAGATATTGTCATTACCAGTGCTCTGTATGAAATTGTCAAAGATGAGATTGATGTAGTCGATTTTGGTGAACATGCTCTCAAAGGTCGGGTTGGCAATGTGCGCCTATATGGCGTAATCGGTTTAAAAGGTAGTGATCGCACAATTTATGAACAAGTGCAAAATGATCTCAAGCGTCACACTGCTGTAATCGATATTCTCAAAAAAGGACAGATTCCCAAGGTGCGTGAGTGA
- a CDS encoding DUF2779 domain-containing protein has product MPHPIYLTKSDLKTARSCSTKLYYKKLGYPTVDRVDAYTRILGDGNFIISKIGHLLYPEGIYISANLNSDESIANAAQETISYLQQENVVLFEPVLYASYKLARADILVKQGDRIEIIEIRSKGFDSTAHDDLVKYRNLSLFRNKRTGQVGGEWRYIIEDVAYQVGILQEMLTTSLPTLKAEIHPYLLVPDKAKTTQIDNLASYFQLQRISTHRNSFSKFNGITVQFTGDLQAIQNDQLLTKVSIATEVSELVTYTINSAQKYITYLIEQSPELFAPLSKSCKSCEYRASDRDPRDGFKECWGDLADVENHVLELYQMGRIGGHETPLVNELIQQKKVSMFDVPPEELNDYTYSYRQLIQLEYTQKNKEWISEHLPKIVQQVEYPIHFIDFETSRMAIPYRAGMRPYEQAAFQWSCHTIPAPDAAPIQSEWVDLDNVFPNFQFAESLMECLGDHGTILTWATHENSVLRDIYYQMQTYGYHNPQLQTWLANTAKLGNKGKSHLVDMNALTLKHYFHPLMKGRTSLKCVLPAIWKTNPYLHEIPYFQEYYREVDSEILNPYDVLPQLKIGDRIQVVNEGAGAMLAYQDLMYGEVRDLSHADPSVRSQWKELLYQYCRLDTMAMVIIWTHWQKLCRKV; this is encoded by the coding sequence ATGCCCCATCCTATTTATCTGACGAAATCCGATCTCAAGACTGCCCGCAGTTGCTCAACTAAACTTTATTACAAGAAATTGGGCTATCCAACGGTTGATCGTGTTGATGCGTATACCAGAATCTTAGGGGATGGGAATTTTATCATTAGTAAGATTGGGCATTTACTCTATCCTGAAGGCATCTACATTTCTGCAAATCTCAACTCCGATGAAAGCATTGCCAATGCAGCCCAAGAAACAATCTCCTATCTACAACAGGAAAATGTAGTTCTCTTTGAACCTGTTCTCTATGCGTCGTATAAACTTGCCCGTGCGGATATTCTGGTTAAACAGGGAGATCGCATTGAAATTATTGAAATTCGCTCCAAGGGCTTTGATAGTACTGCCCATGATGACTTAGTCAAATATCGCAATCTCTCTCTCTTTCGCAATAAGCGTACTGGTCAAGTTGGGGGTGAATGGAGATATATCATCGAAGATGTCGCCTACCAAGTTGGTATTTTGCAAGAAATGCTGACGACATCTCTACCCACTTTAAAAGCCGAAATTCATCCCTATTTGCTAGTGCCCGACAAGGCGAAAACCACTCAAATCGATAATCTCGCCTCTTATTTCCAACTTCAGCGCATCTCCACCCATCGCAATTCCTTTTCCAAATTTAATGGAATCACTGTGCAGTTCACAGGCGATCTCCAAGCAATCCAAAATGATCAATTACTCACTAAAGTCAGCATTGCCACAGAAGTATCTGAGCTAGTTACATACACTATTAACTCAGCCCAGAAATATATTACCTACCTAATCGAGCAATCACCTGAACTCTTTGCCCCGCTTAGCAAAAGCTGTAAAAGCTGCGAATATCGGGCTAGCGATCGCGATCCGCGTGATGGATTTAAGGAATGCTGGGGCGATCTTGCCGATGTGGAAAATCATGTCCTAGAACTCTATCAAATGGGGAGAATCGGTGGACATGAAACACCCTTAGTCAATGAATTGATTCAGCAAAAGAAAGTGAGTATGTTTGATGTCCCTCCTGAGGAACTGAATGACTATACCTATAGCTATCGACAACTGATTCAACTAGAATATACCCAAAAGAATAAGGAATGGATTTCTGAACATCTGCCGAAGATTGTCCAGCAGGTGGAATATCCCATTCACTTTATAGACTTTGAGACCTCGCGCATGGCAATTCCCTACCGTGCAGGGATGCGCCCCTATGAGCAGGCTGCCTTTCAATGGAGTTGTCACACAATTCCTGCTCCCGATGCGGCTCCTATTCAATCTGAATGGGTCGATCTCGACAATGTTTTCCCCAATTTTCAATTTGCCGAATCGCTGATGGAATGCTTAGGCGATCACGGCACAATTTTGACATGGGCAACCCATGAAAATAGTGTCCTGCGCGATATTTACTACCAAATGCAAACCTATGGCTATCACAATCCCCAATTGCAAACATGGTTAGCCAATACCGCGAAACTCGGCAATAAGGGGAAATCGCATTTAGTCGATATGAATGCGCTCACTCTCAAACATTATTTCCATCCCTTAATGAAAGGACGCACTTCCCTAAAATGTGTTTTACCTGCAATTTGGAAAACTAATCCTTACTTACATGAAATCCCCTACTTCCAAGAATATTATCGTGAAGTAGATAGCGAAATCCTCAACCCCTATGACGTTTTACCTCAGTTGAAAATAGGAGATCGCATTCAAGTTGTGAATGAAGGTGCAGGAGCAATGTTAGCTTATCAAGACTTGATGTATGGCGAGGTGCGAGATCTCAGCCATGCAGATCCATCTGTGCGATCGCAATGGAAAGAACTACTTTATCAATATTGCCGCCTTGACACTATGGCAATGGTAATTATTTGGACACATTGGCAAAAACTATGCCGCAAGGTCTAG
- a CDS encoding zinc-dependent metalloprotease, whose amino-acid sequence MKRVRFWIAICLSFLLILITQPLIEKFTPIAAQIPFVPAVQPSIQGQDKPELQPFEEVIKDHEKLQGLFTLYRHKETGKTFAEIKPEQLDRNFLAVMTLESGLGERGLYRGIPLNDLIFNFRRQKNTLQFVVPNTNFRAQLGDPQERSLSQSFSDSVLISLPIRSIHPKTKSFLIDLDPLVLSDVLPNLSRTLSARIGGAFMPDPSKSYFSNAQTFPQNIELESVFGFVGNALPKADFNLPDLETLPDNNAFTLKVRYSLSQLPSQNGYRPRLADERVGYFVTAYQDLSRNSGNVPFIRYINRWHLEKQNPNQPISPPKQPITFWIENTVPLEYRSAVREGALMWNSAFEKIGFKDAIVVKQMPDRANWDPADIRYNTIRWFNSVDAFFAMGPSRVNPLTGQILDADIIIDSNLIRAVKQGYGSIAQNNWRNMPFISRLTGNNAPCSYGMDARILNYAKLARLKNPAIAAVNNTNTINPHNLFMSSANDLCYGMEAVEQFKLGAMSLSLSENVLPSSDRMKEYINQFVREVAAHEVGHTLGLRHNFHGSGMLSPEELNNPEITRSRGLSASIMDYNGVNLAPQGTKQGDFFTSKVGAYDEWAIAYGYTPINAIVPAGELKELNKIASLAPKPELAYAPDEDAFARLDPLTQAHDLSNDLITYAQWQFDNARSMWQRIEKRYPGKGESFSDTEVAFNQVFNHYASNLFAIVPYVGGQSFNRYRSGDALGRLPFEAIPVTKQREALATIQKNLFAADSFNFSPTLLNKLTPSRWLHWGTNTQFFGLDYPIHEQILYLQTFVLSDLLSSNRLERLRDIELKTSAGNALTLPELFDNLQQSIWTEVMTPTSEVPQISSLRRSLQRQHMNLLVNLALRNRFSFDKVDNFLDLVVGIRTSNPPEDARTLAWYQLRQLRDRLANVLRDRSDKLDIYTKAHLEETSDRISKAIDAKLQAQ is encoded by the coding sequence ATGAAGAGAGTTCGATTTTGGATTGCTATTTGTCTTAGTTTTTTACTAATTCTGATTACTCAGCCATTGATCGAGAAATTTACTCCCATTGCGGCACAGATTCCTTTTGTGCCTGCTGTTCAGCCGAGTATTCAAGGACAGGACAAACCCGAACTACAACCCTTTGAAGAAGTCATCAAGGATCACGAAAAGTTACAGGGACTATTCACACTCTACCGTCACAAGGAAACAGGCAAAACATTTGCTGAAATTAAACCCGAACAGCTTGATCGGAATTTCCTCGCAGTGATGACCCTTGAATCAGGGCTGGGTGAACGGGGACTCTATCGTGGCATTCCCCTCAATGATCTCATTTTCAACTTTCGGCGACAGAAAAATACTTTACAGTTTGTTGTACCTAACACAAACTTTCGCGCTCAGTTGGGCGATCCGCAGGAGCGATCGCTTAGTCAATCCTTCAGTGATTCAGTTTTAATTTCTTTACCAATTCGCAGTATTCATCCTAAAACAAAATCTTTTCTAATTGACTTAGATCCCTTGGTTTTAAGCGATGTTTTACCTAATTTGAGCAGAACCCTATCTGCTCGAATCGGTGGTGCTTTTATGCCCGATCCTAGTAAATCCTATTTCAGTAATGCTCAAACATTTCCCCAAAATATTGAACTAGAATCCGTCTTCGGATTTGTAGGCAATGCATTACCCAAGGCAGATTTTAACCTTCCTGATTTAGAGACCCTACCCGATAATAATGCCTTCACGCTCAAAGTTCGCTACAGTTTGTCCCAACTCCCTAGCCAAAATGGCTACCGCCCACGTCTTGCCGATGAGCGCGTTGGCTATTTTGTCACTGCCTACCAAGATCTATCGAGAAATTCTGGAAATGTTCCCTTCATTCGCTACATCAATCGTTGGCACTTAGAAAAACAAAATCCGAATCAGCCAATTTCTCCACCCAAGCAACCGATCACTTTTTGGATTGAGAATACAGTTCCTTTAGAATATCGCAGCGCAGTCCGCGAAGGTGCGTTAATGTGGAATAGTGCCTTTGAGAAAATTGGATTTAAAGATGCGATCGTGGTCAAGCAGATGCCCGATCGCGCAAATTGGGATCCAGCCGATATCCGCTACAACACGATTCGCTGGTTTAATTCTGTGGATGCCTTCTTTGCAATGGGACCTTCGCGAGTTAATCCCTTAACAGGTCAAATTTTGGATGCTGACATTATCATTGACAGCAATTTAATTCGGGCGGTGAAACAGGGATATGGCAGCATTGCTCAAAATAATTGGCGAAATATGCCTTTCATTTCTCGACTCACTGGCAATAATGCCCCCTGTAGCTATGGAATGGATGCGCGGATTTTAAATTATGCCAAGCTGGCGAGGTTGAAAAATCCAGCGATCGCCGCCGTAAATAATACCAACACCATCAATCCCCATAACCTATTTATGTCCAGTGCCAATGACCTCTGTTATGGCATGGAGGCAGTGGAGCAGTTTAAATTAGGGGCAATGTCACTGTCACTATCTGAGAATGTTTTGCCAAGTAGCGATCGCATGAAGGAATATATCAATCAATTTGTGCGTGAGGTGGCAGCCCATGAAGTTGGTCATACCCTCGGTCTCCGCCATAATTTTCATGGTAGTGGAATGCTATCCCCTGAGGAGCTAAATAATCCTGAGATCACCCGTAGTCGTGGCTTATCCGCTTCGATCATGGATTATAACGGGGTGAATCTTGCGCCACAGGGAACCAAACAGGGTGACTTCTTTACTAGCAAAGTTGGTGCATATGATGAATGGGCGATCGCCTATGGCTATACACCCATCAATGCGATCGTGCCTGCGGGTGAACTCAAGGAACTCAATAAAATTGCAAGTCTTGCGCCAAAGCCCGAACTTGCCTATGCCCCCGATGAAGATGCCTTTGCCAGACTTGACCCCCTAACTCAAGCCCATGATTTGAGCAATGACCTGATTACCTATGCCCAGTGGCAGTTTGATAATGCAAGGAGTATGTGGCAACGTATCGAAAAGCGTTATCCGGGGAAAGGGGAAAGCTTTAGCGATACAGAAGTCGCTTTTAATCAAGTATTTAACCATTATGCTTCTAATTTATTTGCCATAGTGCCTTATGTCGGTGGTCAATCCTTTAATCGTTATCGTTCTGGTGATGCTTTAGGGCGGCTACCCTTTGAAGCCATTCCTGTGACCAAGCAACGGGAAGCCCTCGCCACCATCCAAAAAAATCTCTTTGCTGCCGATTCCTTCAACTTTTCGCCAACATTACTAAATAAACTCACTCCTTCGCGTTGGTTGCATTGGGGAACTAATACTCAATTTTTTGGACTCGACTATCCAATTCATGAACAAATTCTCTATCTGCAAACCTTTGTTTTGAGTGATTTGCTTTCTTCTAATCGTCTAGAGAGATTACGGGATATTGAACTTAAAACTAGTGCTGGTAATGCTCTCACACTACCTGAGTTATTTGACAATTTACAGCAAAGTATTTGGACAGAAGTGATGACTCCCACTAGTGAAGTTCCGCAAATCTCTAGTTTGCGCCGATCGCTTCAGCGTCAGCATATGAATTTATTAGTTAATCTAGCGTTACGCAATCGCTTTTCCTTTGACAAGGTTGATAATTTTCTTGATCTAGTGGTGGGTATCCGCACTAGCAATCCACCCGAAGATGCTAGAACCCTTGCATGGTATCAACTACGTCAACTACGCGATCGCCTTGCCAATGTCCTACGCGATCGCAGTGATAAGCTCGATATCTATACCAAAGCCCATCTCGAAGAAACAAGCGATCGCATTAGCAAAGCGATCGATGCCAAATTACAAGCTCAATAG
- a CDS encoding FHA domain-containing protein produces MLKLRIFNTKIPQELPPIQLSTETSKKTDFLVGRAPHCDVVLGNATVSREHGKIYFEENQYFFVDLGSTNGSQVNNFTLEAFRALRLAVNDTIHMGDFTILIEEIGIHLHIVPPSDDEEDPTEPSIAQLLDAPQVSPIAIEKLANEQPPKVVANEQPPKVVAIEPSQYMPLASLDPNQIERWTKGSLDLQCVNVIAETADVKTFSFVTNPPSLFTYKPGQFITLELEINGVEVLRSYSISSTPSRPHSLEITVKRVPSANPEDQTVPMGLVSNWLHDNVRVGTKIQASGTFGKFTCFEYPSQKLLFLSAGSGITPMLSMSRWIYDTHADCDVVFFHCARGPQDIICHQELEMMAARSPKFNLAVTVTRLAPQESWMGLRGRLTPAMLEMIAPDWRDRTVFVCGPESFMQSTKSLLEAIGFPMQQYHEESFGGAKKPSKSASAESVPSEPAPAFGIKAWLGKLQLPQEAMPVTSYVPNAPKTSKASAATVVFRKSGKEVKCDGEESILEVAEQAGVKIRNSCRVGSCGSCKKVKLEGEVKMEGYDPEALEAAEVEAGYILCCVAFPKGKVVIDV; encoded by the coding sequence ATGCTAAAACTTAGGATTTTTAATACCAAGATTCCTCAAGAACTGCCTCCTATTCAACTATCAACGGAAACTAGTAAAAAGACTGATTTTTTGGTTGGTCGTGCGCCCCACTGTGATGTCGTTTTGGGGAATGCTACCGTCAGCCGTGAGCATGGCAAAATTTATTTTGAAGAAAATCAATATTTCTTTGTTGATCTAGGTAGTACTAATGGCTCACAAGTGAATAATTTTACCCTTGAGGCATTTCGGGCTTTGCGTCTTGCCGTTAACGACACTATTCACATGGGTGACTTTACGATCTTGATCGAAGAAATCGGCATTCATCTGCATATAGTCCCTCCTTCAGACGACGAGGAAGATCCTACTGAACCATCAATTGCTCAATTATTAGATGCTCCTCAAGTTAGTCCTATTGCCATAGAGAAACTAGCGAATGAACAGCCTCCAAAAGTGGTTGCCAATGAACAGCCTCCAAAGGTGGTTGCCATAGAACCTAGTCAATATATGCCCCTTGCCAGCCTTGACCCTAACCAAATTGAACGCTGGACAAAGGGAAGCCTCGATTTACAATGCGTTAATGTGATTGCGGAAACTGCTGATGTCAAGACCTTTAGTTTTGTCACCAATCCTCCTAGTCTCTTTACTTATAAACCAGGGCAGTTTATTACATTAGAACTGGAAATTAATGGTGTGGAAGTATTACGTTCCTATTCCATTTCCTCAACACCTTCCCGTCCCCATTCCCTAGAGATTACGGTGAAGCGAGTGCCATCGGCAAATCCTGAAGACCAAACAGTTCCGATGGGGTTAGTCTCTAATTGGTTGCATGATAATGTCAGGGTTGGTACTAAAATTCAAGCTAGCGGCACATTTGGGAAGTTTACTTGTTTTGAATATCCTTCACAAAAACTATTATTCCTATCAGCTGGTAGTGGTATTACCCCCATGCTGTCGATGTCACGATGGATTTATGATACCCATGCAGATTGTGATGTAGTGTTTTTCCATTGTGCGCGTGGTCCACAGGATATTATTTGTCATCAAGAATTAGAAATGATGGCAGCGCGATCGCCTAAGTTTAATTTAGCAGTGACGGTAACTCGCCTTGCCCCACAGGAGTCATGGATGGGACTGCGCGGAAGATTGACTCCTGCGATGCTGGAAATGATTGCTCCTGATTGGCGCGATCGCACTGTATTTGTCTGTGGTCCCGAAAGCTTTATGCAAAGTACAAAATCCTTGCTAGAAGCGATCGGCTTTCCGATGCAGCAATATCACGAAGAGAGTTTTGGAGGTGCGAAAAAGCCATCCAAATCAGCGTCAGCAGAGTCAGTACCTAGCGAACCAGCTCCTGCATTTGGCATAAAAGCATGGCTAGGCAAATTACAGCTACCACAAGAAGCGATGCCTGTTACTAGTTATGTACCCAATGCACCCAAGACAAGTAAAGCATCTGCTGCCACTGTGGTGTTTAGAAAATCGGGGAAAGAGGTTAAATGTGATGGTGAAGAATCAATCCTCGAAGTTGCGGAACAGGCAGGTGTCAAAATCCGCAATAGCTGCCGTGTTGGCAGTTGTGGTAGCTGCAAAAAAGTGAAATTAGAAGGAGAAGTAAAAATGGAAGGATACGATCCAGAAGCTTTGGAAGCAGCAGAAGTTGAGGCTGGTTATATCCTTTGTTGTGTGGCTTTTCCTAAAGGTAAGGTTGTGATTGATGTTTAA